atcttaTGCTAAAAGGTTTAAATTGGattattaattttagttaaaaatataaattttcaaatGGGCGAAGTCTTTGTCTACCCCTACCTTCGTCTCATAAAAGCCTTTGTTTTATAAAATGGTGtaattcattttagtccctctaGGAAACTAATAGTTCAACATAGgcttttttaatataaaatttctgGTTTTGACcccataatttataattttttatcttGGCCCTTAGaaacaatttttaaattttcctataaatttaaatatatatatatataaaagattattcttccaaattgattatataaaatttattaattgtcAATCTTGTCAAAAGTTACTCCTTTCATCAcatatagaaattactaaaaacaaggGAACACCAGTGGAgaatatatataatcataaagTAATTTAGACACATTTTTAGGAAACAAATTTATGCTTTTGAAATTTAACACTCAAGTTGTTTGCAATAATTTAGAGAAATTGGCATCCATTGCCTAACATTTTGATTGAATTATCAAGGGAATCCTTTTACAGTTTTAGTATATTGATTAATCATAGAGGATATGTTTGCTTGGTGCTCTCAAAAGGGTAAACTATACAGATAGTCAtccaattattaaaattttttattttagacattaaaaataaaaagtttgtaATGTAAGCGTTCACATACATAGTTCGGAATCACAAACAACAAGCTAACATAACAGTTAAATCatcggtataataataaatttagtcctcaacTTGTTAATGCAGTAAACAATTATACTGAAGCGTATTAGAACTTGTGTCAGGACCATGGTACCGATTAGAGTTCAATGAAAGCATTGCAACGGGGAATTGGCAACCAGATGCTTACACAATCAACAGTCATCGGATGCAGCAAGGGTATGCAGCAACCAGCTGTTGGTTTTTACATCAAATTATACCATCTGCATGACATGAATTTGGATGTTTGCAACAGACACAACATATGCGCAACAAGTAGATTACCAAGGTTACTACCTGTATCGTATAGTAAATGCAGTGGCCAATGAAGCTATGGTGTTTGGCATCGCATACCATAGCTTTACAATCGGGACGAAACGGGGCTTACACCCCACGCTCTTTTGCCAATTCTCTGACATTAGCCCCATGCCACACTTTGGACGTCTTGTTCTACGCTAACCAAAATCTTGCCCATTATTACATAGGTCTGGTGGGGGAGAGGAAGAGGGAGAGGGCCGAGGTGAGGAGggctttttactttattttatattaagattaagattaatataaaatttaaatttattattatattttttgaacatatctatgaattttatatatttctttgaatttttagaattaggatcaaattgaagacaattgtaaattttgaagtttaatttttaaaattatgactaaatcgatataatatataaaagttgagaggtaaatttgttattataaaaaattttaattgtttgtgaTTTTAACGGAGTTATCAAAATGATCGAACAATGTACCATGAATACTTAAATTGCAAACTTTTTATTTTGAGttcctaaaatgaaattttttaataaCTATCTTTGTAACCTACcctttttaaaaatgtaaaaaataaaacCATCCAAATGGAACATTATTAGATTCATGATTTTATTTTCTATACTTATCATAAAACTTTTTATCGAGTTGGTTTAATAGGTGAACTGTGTATGAATttagttaaaaatatatattctttCTTTTAAAGGATACTACTTTTTAtcttatcatatttttatataattttaaataaaataattaaaatcacaTATTCAAGTATCGAGCATTTGTATATAatgtttatatataaatttttatcattACACCAATAATGATTgttgaataaatttcaaaaaatattttatttcacccTCATAGTGAATGTGATGTAGTCTAAATTTTAAAGACTTTAGCATATGTTACAAGTATATTAATTTttacaatattaaaattaaatatatacaataaaatttagtaaaaatttataaaaatcataaagatAATTATAAAATTGAAACCATTCTCGACCCAACTCGAAAATTTTAACGGTAAAAaatctaattttataaaaataaatatatataagtaattgtatgttttcttttttttttgtgtgtgtggatGATTTGAACCTTGCTAGTCCACATATATGTTCCAAAATTCATTGAAACAATTCATTGTACTTCTCACATGTTAAAGGAGGCTCCCTATGCTCAAAATTAGGAATAAGAATCTTATGATAGACTTCAACAACACTGTTTTTCAGCTTTGATGTGgatttcaaaatgaccaaatgTTCCACCAAATTCAATAACCAAAAATTGGAATTTCTAACTAAGAATGTTCATTTGATACATCTAATAATTCATACATTTGTATTAGGTTAAATTATGtctctatttttcaaaaatgtgaaatttaatctctttatttttgcATTTTAAAAACCAGGTCCGATgattaataatgttaaatttagaTTGATTATGTTAGAATAATTATATTTTGATATGATAATCGTTTATAtgatgtaaattttaaaagtggAAGGGATTTACTTATCTTGGTACACCCTTTCGTATATTTTGTATGACTAATATTCTAATGATCTAACTGTCATATTTTatattctattcatataaattatacatatcaAATTTGATGTAAAATAAAATTTGTCgactatttattttatgtaaaaaactTTCAATActtcaataaatattaatatatataatattttagatCGATTCAAAATTTACATACATGACAAGTACAAATATATTGATGAATTCAATGGTTAAttagttaaaatattaatcatacgtgtactaattttaaatatattaatttaattatttttggtagcacgtaatcaaaatatttttaattaaagatTGCATATTCTTGGGCATATATACTTAGCTATCAAAATGGAACCCAATGGAACTGATAATAAAGTATATTTGCTTTTTTTAAAAAGTTAGATACATAAAAACAGAGGTGGCGACAGAGGCTGTCAAGTATTTTTTGCCTCCCTcacaaatagaaataaaaataattattctttaatttataaaaattgaaaGCTATAACAGTAgtacaataataaaattatattataatattttcaaaattttataattcaattttagtccttccataaaaatttcaaaaaggaAAATATGTTCACTTCTTTTTGAATGTCTCAAAACTTGCATTACGCATAAAGTTATAGATTTAATCTATTCTTTCGGATGAATCATTCTTAACCTATAGACTTTCCAAATTTCAATATTGACGCAAATAACAGTCCTTACATCCATTAATTAGCTTTTTTTTGTAAATAaatgtaaaaaaattaataaattgacaTTATATTGCATATGCGATCATATGTTTGCAGCatcttattttgaaaacaatagaACTTAATGAATCTAATAGCTATTGTTTAGTcgggactaaaattttaaaattcgaaaaagTATATGAACTAAAactgatcaaattaaaatataaagactaaacccACAATTTACACATAATACAAGAACTAATTGCAAAATTGAAcctatattaaattttttagaaaatcaGTACATTTATATTCTGCTTTTCCTGAAAACAATATATTCGGTCATTGATTCTTGAAAGATATGTAAGGAAGATAAATAGATAGATTGCTTAATATACCCATTGCATTGGATGAGGGTGTCATCTGTGATTCTTCCAAAAgttgaaacaaaacaaaataagataaataaataattttttaaattcaataaatataaataaagagATGATGTTGAAAAGACTAAAGGAGTCAACTGTTAATTAATTTTACAACATAAAGCATATCCCCACACAtcaaacaaaaatgaaaaataataaattaaaaggaaaagtattttatataaatttcacAAACAAAAGTAAAGGTGGGTTTGAATAGGCGGTGTATTTATTTGCGTTTATTGTAAAAACAACAATgacggtgagattagatactgtaatGATACTGTAGCgtgaaaaaaaaataaactaaacgcACCGCGCCACACCGCTCATCTAAACCCACCCTAAATGAGTCTATATTGTTTGTAGAATATAAAATTTCACATGAAAGatttattttagaaaaacatTCAAGTCTGAAGTTGGGTCAAATATTTTAGTAAGTTTCGATAAAAATGTTCAAACAGTCTAAGACCTAATCTCCTGTCGCAAACTATCTTGACAAGTTCatctatggttttattttcctcATGAGAGAAAAATAATGTGGATTATTATGCGGgttgcaatatataaatatttaatatttgactttttttaaaaaaagatcaACGGTCAAAtttattcttttttaaaaaaagattGAGGGTCAATTTTATCtcaaaaaaataaagataaaattatcaaACGACATAAACATTAAGTActaaaatttatcattatgcttacttttaattattttatttaatcatttcatagaaaaataattaaaaatgaaaacacCGTTTTATTAACATTAATTGCTTTACTAAAATTGATTCTAAATGAATCTCGAATTGACTCAGTGATAGCAACTGGATGAAACATATTTATTATAATAGTAGTGGAGTATTATTATGGTGTCTTCTTGTgattttatttataaaagaaagaaagaaagaaagaaaatgtagTCATATTCGTGCCCATGCTTCCTAAATGGCTTATAAATAGCTTTAGACGGTTTGCCAACTTCCACATCTTGCAGTCTTTCGCACTCTGTTTGCCAATTCCTCTATGTTTGTGTTTGGTCTCCTCTTTTGAGGGACTTTTTACTGTTAACACATCTTTCAAACATCAGACCTTTGGTTGACAaagaaagctttttttttttctttttttttttcaatttctcttTTAACAATCTGATATGGAAAACAAAAGTCAAGTGAAtggctcttcttcttcttctttacatCATCTCTTTTCTCCTAAGGACTCTTCTTCATTATCCTCCACTAGTGAGATTCTTGGGAGTATTTTCCCACCTCCACCACCGgtaaaacactttttttttttttttaaataccctTTACTCTTTTGGCAACTGTTATGCCTGCAAATATGTGAATCTTTGGTGGGGTTTATGTATTTTAAGTTAATGATTGTTTAAAAGTATGTATATCAAATGTTTGACTATATTCACTGTGCTGCAAATGTCTAAATTATGTTCTCTTTCTGATTTCAGGTTCAAGGGAAGGACTCTATTCACTCAGGTATTAGGGGTACATGGAATAATTGCCTTTCATTGCCTCGTATGCTTGTTTCTTAGAtgaaaactatatatatatgtgtgtgtgtatggAGTCAAATTAATGGTGATAGCTAAGTCACAAAGTTTGCTTTTTTGCTTGATTCTCAAGCAACTTAATGACATATGAAGTTGGATGAGGGAATATAATTCAAAAGTTGCAAAAAATGTTATGTTGTAGATCATACCACATATAGAAAGGGACAAAGCAATGGCACAACCAGCAATGACAAGAGTCCATCCATTTATCACAGTGAAACAATGGAACCTTGCTATCTCAGCTCATCTATCTACTATGGAGGCCAAGAATATTATTCTCCAAAGCAGCAAACCACTGATGCTCCCCTATATGTAAGTGTATTTACACATAACAATATTCCTTAAACTGATACCCTTTTACATGCCAAACTTGAGAGAATATTGTGAACTTTACACAGAGGTTCTGCATCTTCTTTTATACTCAATTCTTGGTCTTTTTCTTTTACAGTTCAGGAAGGAAGGGGAAGAAGGTGATCCCATTGGAATCAATTCTAATGGTGCTTCAAGGGGCAATTGGTGGCAGGGTATGAAGCTATGAAATTCTTTTACGCATTAGCGATAGCTGTGTTACTGGTATTCATGCCTGACATTCGCAACCGAGTTGGAGTAACATAGAATGATAGTACGGAATAGTGTTTAATCAACTATTGTTTCTTTGAACAGGCTCACTGTATTACTAACGTCTCCATCCAAAATAATGCAAATGTGTCAACTCAAGGTATAAATGAAAACTTTGTCATCCCATTCTGTTATGCATTTTGAgcttatatgttattattttaatgtgGTTTAGGTGATTAAATTCATGTTTATGAACCATTTTGCAGGAATGGTAGAGCTTGATCAACCTTATTATTATGGACAATAAGCTAGTAGATAGCTAGCATAATAGGAGAAGCatatacatgtatatgtatatgtatttgaATGTATCTAGGTCAGTGTGTGTGGCATCTTGTTCTTCTACTTTTGTTTTGGTTGACTAGTCTTATCTTTATGTACTGAACTATGCTTGTGGGAATTTTTCCCACTAGGAAATCTATTAATATAGCTATAATATTAACGTATACATTATCTTTAATGTTCATGCTATAGTTGAACATCCATGTCTAACGCATATCTAGACATGAGTATCGAGATACAACTCCAAAAACCCTTCAAAAAtatggaaaattaaaaaaaaataaaaggatcaaATATGTTCGTGCTCAAAATCGTATCTAAGTACACTAACAGTCAATTATGACAGAACATATATTTATTACATTTAGGCATAAGGTAAAGAGCAAAAACAACAATAATCTTCATTCAAGTTTCTAATTACAAAATTTGCATAGTTATTACGACTTCATAAAATATTCAGTatgaaattatttatattatgtatataagaAAAAAATTGAGGATGAAAGACCAAGTTTGACAACAATCGATGCATTATTTGTGAGGTATGCGTAGGTGGCAAggttaaaatttagtaattagagATTAATTGTAGTTGTGAGGTAAAAAATTTCACCGCATCACAGATGTAGTGAATCCAAAAACGCTTAATACCATCGTATCTAAGTTTATAAAAGATATAAAGACTCTTAAATCAACCACCACAAAAAGTTAATCAAGGATCTCTTGTGCCATCGCCGTGGTATTCCCAATCATGTTATTCAGCACTTAAAAGTGAATATAACTCAACTTGGTACATAAAATTAAAAGGTGGATGTTCAAAATTACTATAAACAAAAGTATAGAGTAACAAATCGTATAACTTCGTAGAATAATGTAAACACAATACTTCATTGATGTCGAACTAGTGGAATCTTATGACTCCATGGTTAAGACAATCACCAATGGAGTTCATCTCACTTGACTACAGACGACTAAACTACAAGCATCCACTTTAGAGTCCATGTTTGTTGGTTTATTTGTAATTGCAATTAGGAACTGGATTCCCAATAGGCAGAGGAATACAGCTACCAAGAAAATGACCACTCTCTTGTGGAAGATTTATGATGCCACACAGTTCAATTTGGGAAAACTCATCTTTCAGAAGATCATCAAGCATGCGGATAGAGTGTACGCCAGGCTATGTCTTCCTTTCCCTCCAATTTTTCAGAATTTGTTTAAGCAAAATTCTAAACTTGTGTTAGCCACTAAAAAGTATGAGAGGAAGTTTGCAGATTTTAATATTCTTACAAGTGGCTTGAAGGGAAGCACACCAAGGCCAATCCAAGAACCGTGCCTCCAGATAAAATACGTTCTGGAGAAGCAGTGTCTGCACTAGTTGGCACAAAGAGCGGCACTCTTGGGCAATTTTCAACCTTTGAGCAGAGGATGTTGCAACATCTCACTGCTGAAATTGCCACACAAGAACAGTTCATTTAACAACTTGAAGCCAATGTTCATCGAGCAAAGGCCTTGAGGAATGATTTTTCTTTGGCAAAATGGTTGTGGCGGAGTTCCCAGTGACCACAATGGAGTTTTGAAAGCTTTATTCTCTAGTACGTTGGGAGACATCGAGCAAGGACAAGCGGAGTTGATGGCGATCTCCCAGGCAGTAGAGTGTAGGCACTAGAGTGTTCTATCCAATGAAAAGGCGATGACTCGCATGGTCTCTATTGGAACCCACCCATTtgaacattgtttgaacttgattaatatactgcaagtttaacagttgaagaaggcactaccaagtattgttgtcaaaggcagaaagaattgtgtaaagataagattatcctaatcaaatcttcaaagtggagattattggaacccacccatttgtttgaaaagtcaaaaagggtgggcaccgaaagtagaaagtaatattggttggcaagttgggttaaaagttggcatgggataattataattttggtccctaattgtatagggacattgcaagttgatccttgaacctcaactataaatagacctaaccatttcttacttttatcatcccataattgccattctctacttaaggcattattctctctctctatttgtaaatttcacttgtaatttttggagtgaaatatatttggtagtgctcgaggacgtaggcaaaat
The Gossypium arboreum isolate Shixiya-1 chromosome 10, ASM2569848v2, whole genome shotgun sequence genome window above contains:
- the LOC108452101 gene encoding uncharacterized protein LOC108452101, with protein sequence MALLLLLYIISFLLRTLLHYPPLVRFLGVFSHLHHRFKGRTLFTQIIPHIERDKAMAQPAMTRVHPFITVKQWNLAISAHLSTMEAKNIILQSSKPLMLPYISGRKGKKVIPLESILMVLQGAIGGRAHCITNVSIQNNANVSTQGMVELDQPYYYGQ